Proteins encoded together in one Otariodibacter oris window:
- a CDS encoding YdcH family protein, with the protein MFPEFRDLITKLKTEDAHFSRLFDEHNELDQKIKNMEAGIDLATPSEIEVLKKEKLHLKDELYSLLKAHDNK; encoded by the coding sequence ATGTTCCCAGAATTCCGTGATTTAATCACAAAATTAAAGACTGAAGATGCACATTTTTCTCGTCTTTTTGATGAACACAATGAGTTAGATCAAAAAATCAAAAATATGGAAGCGGGTATTGACTTAGCTACGCCTTCGGAAATTGAAGTGCTTAAAAAAGAAAAATTACATCTTAAAGATGAGCTTTATTCACTTTTAAAGGCACATGATAATAAATAA